AAGCCTTCCGTTAGCTTTTTTATTTCTTGTACCATCAGCCTGTAAAAAGGCATGATCGTAACACTATTTATTCAAAACACCATCtctgagagagagaaaaatataagagtaCTTACAGAACGTTGCGGAGAGTCAGACTTCCTATTCATACTAACTTCAGCAACATTTTCAACTGTCTCAGAAACCGGTTCAACATCCATTGCTTCAAAATTTGAATGAAAATCAACTGCTGTAACTGAATCATCCAAATGATCTTCGAACAACTGAAGACAAAAAAATTTGGTTCGTGTGCATAGCAAGATCTTGGAAAATTAATAATGTGGTATAGAGAGATAAAAGGAGGTTTCTTACTGTTGCTGATTCAATACTGATAATTCCATGCAAATTTAGTTGAACTTTAACTTTAACGCTCATCTTACTTCCATGCGATCCAAGGAAAGGACCAATCTGAATACAAGTGGCAGACAACTGCATAAGCATATGAAACAAGGTGTAGGCATGCAGAAAATAGAGCTTATAGAGGCAATGCTGCATGCCTTTCATGAAAaacacaagaagaagaagaaaaaagcaaGAGGTGCTACGGAAAAAGCCAGGAGAGAAGGGGAACAGAAGATTCTAAATCACATTAAAATGTACACAAGAGGATCCAAACTTCTTTACATCACAAGGAAATTCTAAAGCAGGCTTACTGTGAAGCAACTAATTTTAGGAGATGTCCCATGTGGTACTTCATCTGGATTAGCATAGAATGCTTCCAAATTTAGCATTTTTCTGCACTCAAATGTTAAAACTTTAACACTTGGAATCGGTTCTCCTTTCAGGAAAAGCGCATCATTTGATCCTGCACGAGTAAGACCTTCATCTGATGAAAGTCCAATGGAAAAAGGAATAGAATCTACGACCTTATCAAACATGAGAAATTACATTAGTTTCATAGGGGTCATTTAGTTAATAATCATAATTCCAGAATCTACAAACTCGAAAACCTAACTGCAGTATATATCATATACAGATAGGATAAGAATCAATATTTTGTTCAATATCCAAACCTCATAATCTCTGACGCGGAAAACAGGACTGAGCATTGCACACTGTAGAGCACAACCACGAGCTACACACTCACTCGCATTCAGTGTTCGTCTGGGTTCTCTTTTAAACAGAGAAGACAATAATCTGGTTATAGCTGGAATCCGTGAACCTGAGCCAACTAACTCAACAGAATAAATCTTTTCTACTGTTAAGCCTGCATCAGCTAATGCTTTGTTGCAAGGAATACAAATTCTCTCCAATAATCCTGATGCCAGATTTTCAAATTCTTCCCTCTTGATGAATCCATTAACATCTTTTTCATCCATCAAACACTCAATGTTCAGAGGCGCCTCAAGATTTGCACTCAAAACTTTCTTCAACTTCTCACATGCTGCACGCAGCCTATTACATGCCCTGACGTTAGAATACACATCGATGCTGTACTGTCCATTGAATTTTTCAGCAAAATGACTAAACAAAACTTCGTCAAAGTCTCTCCCCCCTAAGCTCCTGTCAAAAGCATGTGAAAGTAACTTCATTTTCCCAGCCTGAAATGCTGCGATAGAGACCTGAGTATCACAGTGACCTATGTCAATAAATGCCACATAAATAGGAGCTTCACTGGGAAAATCTGTTTTGTAAACTCCATAACCAAGACCAGTTGCGGTGCAGTCATGGATCAACCTCAAAGGCTTTAAGCCAGCAATTGTCGCTGCATTCAGATACGCCCGTCTCTGCAAGTCAGTAAAGTAGGATGGAACCCCAATAACACAATCTGAAACAGATGTCCCTAAATTTGTTTCGGTTATACTCTTCAAGTGAGCAAAAAGCATTGCTACTATTTGAACCGGTTTAAATGTGCAAGTCTCCTTCAAGTATTTCAAGTGAATCAGAACACTGCCATCCGGGCCTTCGGAAGTTTCAAAGGGGAGCACTTTCAGGTCCTTTTGAACATCAGGGTCTGCAAATCTTCGTCCTACGAGTCTCTTCACTTGAGATATTGTGGACTTTGGGTGCATCATAGCAGAAGCCGCACCGGCCGATCCTAAAAACCTTTGCTTCTCTCCAAAGCAGACAAGAGCAGGGGTTTCACGGTTGGATTCATCATTCAACAAAACATCAACCCCGCGTTGCTTCACCACCGCAATGACACAGTTCTCATTTCCAATGTCAAACCCCACAACACTCATTTCAACTTACTGTATTCCTGCACCAAACTAAACTACCAAGCACCAATTCAATCCAATTATCCCTTTCTACTTGACCAAGCACCCAAATTTCAAAAACTTCACCAGATTGCACAGGGCTACCCCAGAATCCTAAGCTTTACCAAGGGCTATGACTACCACCACAAAACACAATAAAAGTTGGAAACAAACACATCAAAATCAGAGTTTGCTATAAATATCATGTAAAAGTATCAGAACCAAATTTAAGCCAAACACATTTTGAGATTGGTTTTTCCTCCATTTCCATCTTCCAAGTTATGAAAATGAAGAAATGGTTTCCATGTAACTAGAAActcattgcaaaaaaaaaaaaaaacctatgcCAATCAAAAAATGAAGAATAACAAGAGAGAATGGAACATACCTTTCATGGGGAAGAGGGTTTGGAGAGAATAATGAATGGCAGAGAGACAAAATCGCCACTTCACTCGTTCAAGCCATATTTacaatttatcaaaaaaaaaaaaagccatatTTACAACCCCTCCTTCAGTATAttgatgaaaaaagaaaaagtttatcACTGGGCAAATATGACAATAATTTATTCAAGTGTGGCAAATATTgaaaactgattttttttttataatttccaattttatttttttatgattatGACCAAAATCTCATATTCTATTTTCACTCGAATATACTTTTGAGTTCTTTTTTTTAACCTCAAATATTTGAGTTAGTTTTGTTCAAGACCCGAAACATCTACTTGAACTAAAATAATCCCGAGTTCCCAAGCCGTTAATATATGCAATTAGTGGTTAATTTCTTTTTTGTCCTTAATAATAAGTGTTGCATATAAGATTGGGTAAACTATATTATATGGAACTAAAATTATTAAGCCATAAGGTTTAGCTTTTGGTCAGCTTTGTTGATTATGTGATGTTTggcttatattttttattttcatcaatTGAATGTTACATTATAAATAACTTCACCTATCAGCCCGGACTTTTCTCATGTATATTGCTTTTAAATATGTCACATAACTTATGGTGTACTTTATAGAATTTGTTTTCATAATGAATTGAATTACCTTATCCAAACAAAGAATTTTATTATCAAAGAAAATTCAATTACTTTTTCGAAACAAGATGTTTGACAAATTCAATAAATTCAATGATTTGTTTGAATTTTCAAGCATTTCAATTTACTTGAGTAGGCGTATTTTTCAAGTTAGACAAACAAGAGAGGTGTAGTTTTCATTTGAATAAGCTTCCCTGGAAATCATGTCATGTTCTAATATTACAAGATGGAAGCACATGTAATCAAGTAGAAGCTGATCAAACGATTCGTCGATTCTTAATACATTCGAGGCAATTTGATGCATTCAAACCACAATATCAAGGAAGAATTGGAGGTGACTAAATGCAGATTAAGCATTCAAGATAAGCTTTTTTGCAAGCAAAAGGAATTTAGCTCTATAATTTGTTGAAACCAATTTATGCATATTACAACAGTTATACATGACCTCCTTTTTAGAGGTACCTCACTCAAGTTACCAACTAAGAATCGATATTGAGTCTTAGTGCACGTTTGACTTCACAATTTGCATATAATTCAAATCATGTTCACTTATAAGCTTAGACCTATTGCTTTTAGCCATAAGGGATTTTAAAACGTTTCAAATTAAATGGAACCAAACTTGCTATTAACATTTCAAAGTAGAGGTCTCTGAGCCTCAGGAAATTGTTCAACATAGAGGCTATGCACCATTTTGACATAGTCATCAATCTTGTCGGCCTTCCAATTTTCAGTACTTATTGGAGGAAGATATTTGACAGTGAGAGGTGTTGGCCGAACACGTAAGCCACCTTTCCTCCATGCTAGATGAGTACCTGTCAGGACCATTTTGGAACAATTGGAAGGCGGGATTGCAGTGCTAAATGAACAAAACCCTGCATAAGAAGTGAAAGATTAATGGGATATGAAGCATATTAGCATAACCAAAGTGATTGCAGTAAATGAAAAAGGATAAGAAGTGAAAGATTAATGGGATATGAAGCATATTAGCATAACCAAAGTGATTGCAGTAAATGAAAAAGGATAAAAATCATTTATTCTCCATATCCACCAAGTTATGGAAAATGACAATTGGAAATTTTAATtgtcatgtcaaaattttattCGTCGGACAAAAAATTGAGGCACCCTTTCGAGATAGAATATTTAAATCCTTAGTAAACTACACCACCATATGAAGAACAATTATTGCTGTAGGTTATAGGCAAAGTGAAGCTAAGGAGGACAAAACTTCAATTGAACCAATGTTTGAGCTAGCCAATGTAGCTCCAAGTGGTTGGCTAGATTAGTCTAAGTTTATAACCTAAGTACTTCTTATGGAATGTCACTCAAATAACCAAATGTAGCACCTATTTTTAGGCAAAATCACTCAAATTAAACAATGTAAAGAAAGTTAAGCTAGATAATTACTTTTTTGAAAGGGAGTAGTCTTCCATTCTTAGACCTGTACCCTTAGGAAAAATTATCAGGGATAGATTGTTTTTCACAACCGCTCGAGCTGCCTGAACATTATTACAATCACTAAAAATTAGAACCTTGTCCAAGTATGTGGTAGATGATATAAGAGAACTTGAGTACGATGAAAACTATATCTCTACTCAAATTAGGATATTATATCTATATAATTATGAGTACAAATATAAAAGGTGCTTGCGATGGTACCTTAAATCAAATTAAGGTGTGGTACCTAAAATGATAAAGATTAATAGAAAACATACAATTTTTTGAACTTAGAGGAAATGGATGAAGGAAGATTTCGAGGTTCAATAAGGGTGGAGTTTGGAGGAAGAAGATTCACTCACGAAAGGTACTTAGATGATCTCCCACAGTCGCAAGTTGAACATACCTTAGTTTTCAAATCATGCATTGAATAATATAAACAAATTTAAGATCAATATGTTACTAATTCATTATGTCACTaaactttaatttttaaaaattacaacaATAAATCAttcgtcttttttttttaataaaataacaaaattacaaTTT
This is a stretch of genomic DNA from Lotus japonicus ecotype B-129 chromosome 1, LjGifu_v1.2. It encodes these proteins:
- the LOC130733123 gene encoding heat shock 70 kDa protein 16-like, with the translated sequence MSVVGFDIGNENCVIAVVKQRGVDVLLNDESNRETPALVCFGEKQRFLGSAGAASAMMHPKSTISQVKRLVGRRFADPDVQKDLKVLPFETSEGPDGSVLIHLKYLKETCTFKPVQIVAMLFAHLKSITETNLGTSVSDCVIGVPSYFTDLQRRAYLNAATIAGLKPLRLIHDCTATGLGYGVYKTDFPSEAPIYVAFIDIGHCDTQVSIAAFQAGKMKLLSHAFDRSLGGRDFDEVLFSHFAEKFNGQYSIDVYSNVRACNRLRAACEKLKKVLSANLEAPLNIECLMDEKDVNGFIKREEFENLASGLLERICIPCNKALADAGLTVEKIYSVELVGSGSRIPAITRLLSSLFKREPRRTLNASECVARGCALQCAMLSPVFRVRDYEVVDSIPFSIGLSSDEGLTRAGSNDALFLKGEPIPSVKVLTFECRKMLNLEAFYANPDEVPHGTSPKISCFTIGPFLGSHGSKMSVKVKVQLNLHGIISIESATLFEDHLDDSVTAVDFHSNFEAMDVEPVSETVENVAEVSMNRKSDSPQRSADGTRNKKANGRLHVPVYENIYGGMTKDEILEAQEKELQLIEHDRTMELTKDMKNSLESYVYEMRSKLFNTYRSFASEEERDGISRSLQETEDWLYDDGDDETVHAYSAKLENLKQLVDPIESRYRDEDARAQATRDLLRCIVEYRMLSDSLPSENKELIINQCNKAEKWLREKMQQQDTLPKSSDPVFWSSEIESKTENLKLACQPILGSEGSPIREDSGVGKQNTSNHR
- the LOC130732813 gene encoding LOW QUALITY PROTEIN: 1-acyl-sn-glycerol-3-phosphate acyltransferase-like (The sequence of the model RefSeq protein was modified relative to this genomic sequence to represent the inferred CDS: inserted 1 base in 1 codon; deleted 2 bases in 1 codon), which translates into the protein MHDLKTKAARAVVKNNLSLIIFPKGXRSKNGRLLPFKKGFVHLALQSRLPIVPMVLTGTHLAWRKGGLRVRPTPLTVKYLPPISTENWKADKIDDYVKMVHSLYVEQFPEAQRPLL